One Halobacterium wangiae genomic window, GTGTACATCCTCGTCCTCCCGCCGATGGGACTCGTCTCCTACATCCTGCCGAAGTTCACGGGCCGGAAGCTGTTCGGCTTCAAGTTCGTCGTCTACTCGACGCTCGCGCTCGGCGTCCTCTCGTTCGGCGTGTGGGCCCACCACATGTTCGCCACCGGCATCGACCCACGTCTCCGTGCCTCGTTCATGGCCGTCTCCATCGCCATCGCGATCCCCTCCGCGGTGAAGGTGTTCAACTGGATCACGACCATGTGGAACGGGGACCTCCGGCTCACCGTCCCGATGCTGTTCTGCATCGGGTTCATCCAGAACTTCATCATCGGCGGCGTCACCGGCGTCTTCGAGGCCGCCATCCCCGTCGACCTCATCCTCCACGACACGTACCACGTCGTCGCGCACTTCCACTACGTCATCATGGGCGGCATCGTCTTCGCCGTCTTCGCGGGCATCTACTACTGGTTCCCGCTGTACACCGGTCGCTGGTACCAGCGACGACTCGCCCACGCCCACTTCTGGCTCTCGATGGTCGGCACCAACCTCACGTTCTTCCCGATGATACTGCTCGGCTACGGCGGGATGCCGCGTCGCTACGCGAACTACAGCCTCGAGGTCGGGCCGGTGTCGTACTTCACCGACCTCCACCAGCTCGCGACGCTCGGCGCGTTCGTCCTCGCGGTCGGCCAGCTCGTCTTCGTCTGGAACGTCGTCGTCTCCTGGCGCGAGGGGAAGCGCGTCGAGAGCGACGACCCTTGGGACCTCGCCGTCCACGGCCAGCGGACGAAAGAGTGGGTGTGGTTCGAGCGCGACCGCCGCCCCGTCGTCGCGGACGGCGGCGACGACGCCGACGGCGAGGCGGCGGACTGACCGCCAGTCGCGGGGACCGAAAGCCGAAAGACCGGCGACCCCCAACCCCCGCCAATGAGCGACGCCGACACCGCCGTCGACCCCAGCGACATCGGGGAGGCGGACGCGCCGCCCGTCGAGGAGAAGCCGTACAAGCTCGTCTACGAGGCCAACAAGTGCTTCGGCGCGGGCAAGTGCGCCGAGGTCTCCGCGAACTGGGAGATGGACATCTCGACGGGCGTCGCGAAGCCGAAGACCTACTTCTTCGACGAGGACGAACTCGACCACAACGTCGCCGCCGCCGAGGCCTGCCCCGCGAAGAAGGGCGACGGCGTCATCCACGTCGTCGACCGCCGCACCGACGAGGAGATCGCGCCCGACCCCGACGGCGACGGCACCCTCTCCGTCGACTGGTAGCGTGCGCCCCCTCTACCGCTTCCTCCTCGCGACGAGCGTCGTCTACCCCGTCGCACTCGTCGCCGGCGCCGTCGCGTTCGGCCTCGACTGGACGCTCGCCAACCGCCTCCCCCTGCTCGCCGCGAGTTTCGGCGTCGGCGCCGCCGTCCTCACGCAGGCCGCCGTCCGTCGACAGTTCGCCTGAGCACGCACCGTAACCGACTTCTCCCCCCGGACCCCACGAACGGACGCGAGGGTGGCCGAGCGGCCAAAGGCGGCGGGCTTAAGACCCGCTCCCGTAGGGGTTCGTGGGTTCGAATCCCACTCCTCGCATCTGCGACGAACGAACGTGAGGAGCGATGCGTGGGGGATTCGAAGCACGGCAGACGCAGCGCGAACGGAGTGAGCGACCGTCTGCAGGCGGTTCGAATCCCACTCCTCGCATCGGACCTTTTACGCTGCGCTCGGCGGCTCCGCCGCCTCGCTCGGTAAAAGCTACGCTAAAAGCACTCCTCGCTCCTGCCGCTCGCTACGCTCGCGCAGTGAATCGCGGCGTCCTCGTTCGCCTTCGGCTCACGAGGGACAAGCAGACCTCCGGTCTGCTCAGTCTCGGGCTCTTCGACCCGCTTCCGTCGCCAGCGAACGGGGTCGGCGGCAGCAGGGCCAACACTCTCCGCTCAGGCCGACCCGTCGCCCTCCTCTGGGGGAACGATTTCGAGGACCGCGCCGGTGTCGCCTTCGGGGACGCCGCGCTGGTTGGCGAGGACGTACACCTCGCCGTTCGGCCCCTGGCCGAACATGCGGACGAAGTAGTCGAAACCGCCCTGGACGACGAGTTCCTCCATCTCCCAGAGCTGGTCCAGGGGGACGTCTCCGGCGGTGCCGTCCGCCGCCTCGGTCGTCGTAGTCGTCCCCTCCGTCGTGGTGGTGGTCGTCGTATTGTCCGCCGTCGTGGTAGTGGTCGTCGCGTTGTCCGTCGTCGTAGTCGTCCCGTTGTCCGTCGTCGTGGTGGTTGCGCCGTCGCCCTGCCCGAAGTCGCCGCGAGGAGTCGCCGCGAGGATGCGGCCGGCTGGCTCCTCGCGGGCCGGGTCGGTCGTCCAGGCGCCGAAGACGTACTTTCCCTGGAGGTCCGGGACCGCGTCGGCCTCGTAGCGGTGGCCACCGACGACCGTGATACCGACACTCTCGCCCTGGTACGTGTGGGGGAACTCGACCACTGGGTCGACGAGTGGGCTGCCATCGTACGGTGCCTGATTCGGCTCGTTCGCCGGACAGTCCGTTATCGCGGCGGGGTCGCTCGGGCTCTCAGTGCTGAAGCAGTGCGTGCCCTCCTTGACGTTCCAGCCGTAGTTCCCGCCGCGTTCGACGACGTTCACCTCCTCGAAGAGGTTCTGGCCCGCGTCGGCGACGAACAGGTTCCCCTCGCTGTCGAAGGAGATGCCGTACGGGTTCCGGAACCCGTACGCGTAGATCTCGTCGCGGGCGTCCGTCCCGACGAACGGGTTGTCCTCCGGGACGCCGTACGGCGAGTCGTCTCCCTGTGCGTCCACGTCGATTCGGAGCACGTCACCGAGGAGGTTCTCCGTGACGTCCTGGCCGTTGCCGCCCTCGTTGACGTCGTACCAGTCGTCGACGTGGCCGTACATGTTGTCGTTGGCACCGCCACCGTCGCCCATGGGGACGTACAGGTAGCCGTCCGGACCGAAGGCCATCGGGCCGGCGTCGTGGTTGTACTGGGGTTTCTGGAACTGGAGGAGGACCCGCTCGGACGACGGGTCGGCACTGCTGCCGTCCCCGGTGGTCGTGAACTCGGAGACGACCTCGACGTGGTCCCAGCCCTCCGGCGTGTCCTCGTTCGGCGGTGCACTGTAGTGGAGGTAGAACCGACCGTTGTCCGCGAAGTCAGGGTGGACGTCGATACCCAGCAGGCCGCGCTCGTCGTACTCCTGGGTCTGGCTCGCGTACGAGCCATCGAACTCGCCGAGCGTGACCATCTGGTCGGAGACGTTCACGAACGGGGTCTCTTGGCGGCCGTCGTCGGTGACGACCCACACCTCGCCGGTCTGGTCGGTGACGAACTGTCGGCCGCTCCCGTCGTCCGGCACCGCGAGATCAGTCGGCGCGGTCATCCCGTCCGCGACCGTCCGCAGGCCGACCTCGGTTCCCTCCGTGAAGAATCCGGCCTGGCCGGGCTCCTCGGTCGTCGTAGTCGTCGTCTGCGATTCGTCCGTGACGGAGACGCCGCCGACCATGGTGTTCGGGTGGACCTCGCAGAGGTACTCCGTCATCTCGGTGGTCGCCGTGAACGTCACCGTCTGGGTCGCCCCCTGTTCGGTGACGATGTCGGAGCGTACGAGCTGGTTCCCGTCCGCGTCGACGACGACGACGTTGTGTGGTTGTCCGTCGAGGTTCTCCCAGACGATGCTGTACTCCTGACCGTCCTGCAGTTCCAGCGTCGGGTTGTTGACGCCCTCGATGGAGGCCGGGGTCTGCCCCTGCCACCCCCCGATTTCGCCGCCGAGCCGGAACTCGGTCTGCTGGATTGCCGCGGCGGCGCCGTATCCGAGCAGGCCGAACGCGACCCCTGCACCGCCCACGCCCGCCAGGACGCTCCGCCGCGATACCGGGAGCGCCCCGTCTGCCCAGCTCTCGTCCGCCGGCTTCTGGTCGTTCGCTTCCGGTCTGTCGGCTTCCGCGTCGGTGTGGTGGTTGCGCATGGTCTACAGTCGTCGTTCAACCATCCTGTCGGTCTTTGTTATGCACAATCGCCCGACAGGTAAGCGCGACCGAGGCACGGAAACGCGATGTTACCTTCCGTGGCGACCCGACGAGGCTCGCGGCGTCGCTGTCACCCCCGGCCACAGGTACAGAGCGCAGAAACGGGAGCCGGCCCAGCCAACCAGGTCAGCTTACTACCACCCAGGCCAGACCTATCGCGAGTCCGGCGCCGCCGACCATCGAGAGGCGGACTGCGAGGCCCAATCACGGCGGACACGTATTTGTTCGCTCCCTCCATAAGAACAGTGAGAATGGCCGTCGAACTGAGACCGGCGACGGCGGTGCTCGTGCTTGTCGCCGTGCTCGCGGCCGGTTCGGTGGGGTCGATCGTGGTCGCGGAAGCCGACAGTAGCGGCGACGACGAGACGCTCCGATCCATCACCCTGGAGGGCGAGGACCGCCACCTCTGGCTGTTCACGAGTCGAGGGCGCACGTTTGACCAGCCGACGCTCTCGGTCAACGTGCTCGTCTACGGCGACCCCGAGGACGTCCGGCGACGGCTCGTCGAGTCCAACCGCGGGAACTGGAACGAGACCGGCGCCGGGGAACAGGAGGTCGCCGTCGACGAGAGCGCCTCGGCGCTCAACTCGACCTCCGTCGAGTGGCAGGTCGCCGACGGTGCCGACCGGTACGTCTACCTCTCCGACGTCGAGGGCGGGGCGTGGCTCTCCGAGGACTACCAGATCCACGACGGGTCCTACCTGGGGAGCCGCCACCACGTCCGGGCGTACACGCCACCCGGTGACGACGCGTCGTGGACGGCGATGCAGGCCCACCACGAGCACTGGGACTGGTTCATGGGGCAGCACATCGTCACGAGCGTCGGCGATTCCCAGTCGTACCTCGAACGGGAGTTCGTCGACAACCGCGACGGGCCAGCGATCACCAGAGTGCCGACGAGCAGCGGGGACCACCCGGGCTTCGACCGGTGGCTGACCGTCGTCGACTTCCGGAACGAGGGCGTCCAGTCCGCCGCCGTCCTCGCCGTCGTGCTCCTCGGGGCGTTCCGGACTCGCGTCGCCGACGCCGGGGCCGCGCTGGCGGACCAGTACCCGGAGGCGGACGCTCGCGCGTTCGTGCTCGCCGCCGGAGTCGGCGCGCTGTTCGTGTCGGTTCGCCTGGCTGGAATCGCGCTCGAGCGGTCGCTCGACCTCCCGCCGAAGGGGTTCGCGTTCCTCCTCTACCCCGTGCTGTTCGTCGGACTCCCCGTCACCGCGTACCTGCTCGCAGGGCCACTCGACCGCGCCAGGGCCTTCGGTGGCGCGTCTCTCGGGTTCATCGCCGCCGTCCTCGTGGACTACACGTACCTCGGCGTCGCGAACATCCCCCTGGACGTGCTCGTCCACCGCGGGGCGCTGGCGGTCGCACTGGGCCTGGTCGCCGTCGGTGGGTCGCGGGGCGAGCGCCGCGACCCCGAACACGCCGACCACGTCCGCTCCGGGGTGTTGCTGTGGCTGGTCGCGACGGTGCTCCCACTGCTACGGCACACGCCGTTGCCCGTGTAGCCAGCCCGGGAGTCAGGGTGGGCTGCGGTACGGCCGCTCCCAGCCGGGCGTGACTTTGCCGTAGACGGCGATGCCGGCGAACAGGACCAGGTAGTGGAGCCACTGGGGGAGCGTCAGCCAGCGGAACAGCGCCGCCGAGACGACGAGCCACGTCAGCAACACCGCGGCGTCGACGACCAGCTGGTCGCGGTTGTGCCGGAGGAACGCGAGCAGGCGCCCCGTCCTGGACTCGACGGTGGGTCGGTCGGTCACTGGCGGGGGGTAGACACCACAGCGGCATAACCGGAGCGGCGCTGGGCCGCTCACCCGACCAGCAGCCAGGCCGCTCCGACGGCAGCGCCGGCGCCGACCAGGTTCCCGAGCGCGTGGAACGCCGCCGCGCCCCACCGCTCGTTTTCCGCGAGACCGACGACGTCGACGCTGAACGAGGAGAAGGTGGTGAACGCGCCGCAGGCGCCCGTGCCGACGAGCAGGAGGACGTCGTCGCTGGCGCCCGCGAACGTGACGGCGGCGAGGACGAACGTACCGACGACGTTCACGACGAGCGTGCTCGCCGGGTAGCCCTCGACCCGGACGGCCTCGCCGACGGCGTGGCGGAGGACGGCGCCAACCGCACCCCCGACGCCGACGAGGAATGCGGGTGGCAGCGGGAGGGGCATCACGCCCCACCCCCGTAGCGGACCGCCAGCGAGCGCCCGACGAGGACGCCGAGGAAGCCCAGTCCGTAGTTCGCGGCGACGTTCGCGACCATCAGCGGGGGAGCGACGCCAGCGGTCTGGACGGCGAACGTGCTGTACGTCGTCAGCGAGGAGAGCACGCCCGTGGCGAGCAGGGTCCGGGACGACTCCGAGAGCACGCTGCGGCCGACGGCCTCGTAGACGAGGAAGCCGAGCGCGAGGCTCCCGGCGGCGTTCACGGCGAGCGTGCCGGGGAGGCCGGGGGCGAGCAACGCGACGGCGTACCGGAGGGTCGCGCCGGCGAACCCGCCGGCACCGACAAGCGCCAGCGTCCCTAGCGTCCCGGGTGAGTGTCTCGACATCTGGGCCTCGAGTTGCTCCGAGGTGGTCCGCGCCGGTACGTATAGCCAGCGGTCCCGCGGCCCCGAGCGCAACGCCCAACTGCCCGCACTCCCTCTCGAACGGTAATGAGCGACATCGAGGCCGAGTTCGTCGACCACGGGCTGTACCGACGCGTAGACGCGCAGGACGACGCGGAGGGCGCCGTCTTCGAACCGACGTCGAACGACTGGAGCGCGCGCACGGTCGTCGGGGACGAGACGGTCGAGGTCGCGGTGACGGTGCCGACGCTGTCGGCCGTCGTCGACGAACCCGTCGCGGACGTCGTCGAGGACGGCTGGTACGACACGTTCGAGCGTCGCGTCGTGGACGCCGACAGCGTCACGCTCGCCGACGACGTGACCGTCACGAGCGTCTCGCGGGCGGACGGCGACGTGGTCGTCGAACTGACGCTGACGCCCCGGCAGGGGAAGGCTGCCGACGACGCGCTCGCACTCGTGAACTACGTCGAGGGGACGTGGTTCCAGGGCGTCATCCCGGGCTACGACTACGTAGAGCAGGTCCAGTCGATGCGCGAGCGGGCCGCCCAGAACGGGCAAGGAAGCAGTATCTGAGTCGGGAGAAGGGAGAGAGCGGGACCGATTCAGGAGTCAGCTCATCGAGATGTACGTCTCGGTGTCCTCGACGCCGGGCGTGTTCTGGATGGCGTCGGCGGCGATCTCCTTCACGTCGGCCGGCGAGTCGACATCCACTCTCGCGATGAGGTCGACGTCGCCGGCGACGAGGTGGGCGTCGACGACCCCGTCAATGCCGGCCACTGCGTGGAGCAGGCGGTCGGCCTCCCCCGTGTTGGCCTTCACGAGGATGTAGGCGGTGACCATCTACTGACCCCCCGCGACGGCCTCGGTACCGACGAGTATCTGGCGGACGTCCTCGAGCGCCTCGAACTCCGCGAGCACGGCGATGCGGGACCCGACTTCGAGCGTCTCGTCGGGGAACGGGAGCCCCAGTGAGCCGTCCTCCTTCCCGAAAGCGAGCAGGCGGGCGCCGGCGGGGAGTTCGAGTTCGCTGAGCGTGTAGCCGTGCATCGGCGCGTCCCGGGTGACGGTGAACTGGACGATCTGGAGGTTCTCGGCGAGGTCGGCGATGGCGGTGACGTTGCCGCCGAGGAGCGCGTTCTTCGCGCCGATGGCGCCGAGGCGCTCCGGGTAGACGATCTCGTCGACCTCGTCGGCGTACTTCTGGTAGATCTCCTCGCGGTAGTCCTCGTCGATGCGCATGACGGTCCGGCAGCCGTGGTACTTGCCGACCATGCAGCCCACGAAGTTCGTGTTGAGGTCGCCGGCGAGCGCGCCGAGTGCGTCGGCCGTGTCGAGGTCGGCCTGCATCAGTACCTCCTCGTTGGAGCCGTCGCCCTCGATGACGTCGAAGTCCTGCTTCCGTGCGCGTTCGGCCTTGTCGTAGTCGCGCTCGACGAGCGTCACGTCGTGTCCCTCGTTGGCGGTGATGCGGGCAGTGCGGAGGCCGACCCGCCCCGCGCCGATGATGACGATGCGCATACCCCTCGTAGGACGTGACACGCCAAATAGGTTTGCGCCGCGTTACCACGTGGCAACGTTTTTCGTGTGGGGCGTCCAACGTGACGCCATGGTTCACGCGTTCATCATGGTGCGAACCGGCGCGGGCGCGGCCAGCGACGTCCGCGACTCGGTGGCGGAACTGGAGGGCGTCGAGGCCGCCCACGTCGTCGCCGGACAGTACGACATCATCGCGGAGGTCGGCGGCGGCGAGGTCCACGACGTGCTGGAGACGGTGTCGAGTCGCATCGGCACCGTCGACGGCGTCACGGACACGCGGACGTACATCTCGCTGTCGGCCGCGTGAGGACGGGCGCAACCCCGGCGGTTCGACGCGATTCTCGGCGTCCTCGGCACGCCCCGAGCGCCATCAGCGGCCGACCGAGTCCTGGAACACGGCACGAACCACGCCACCGAGTCCACCGAGTACCGCCGCCACCACCAGCAGGAAGACGAGCGCCACCCCGAGCGCCGTCGGGGTCAGCTGACTGAACCCGACCAACGACTGATCCAGCCCGGGAACGAGACCTACGCCGGGGATTGCGGCCAGGAACGGACCCAGAATCAAGAGGAAGACAGCGCCAAGCAGTAGGACAGGGGCGATGGCGGCGCCCCGTTTCAGCCCCGTCTGCCACCGGTCGGTACCCGACGCGGCGACTGCGCCACCGACGAGCGGCGACGCGAGTTCGAACACCGCCAACCAGAGCGGTGTCCGGTACGCCATGGAGGCGGCGACGGTGTTCGCCACGAACAGCAGTCCGAAGGCGACGAGGCCACCGCGCACGCCGCGTTGCCACGGGGTCATCACGACTCCGTCGGAGCCCCACCGACCTGTCTCGTTCGGTTCTCCTCGACTGGTCCTCGGACCGCCCTAGAACTCCTGTTCCTGCGGGTCGTGGTCCTCGAGCCACTCGTGGAGCCACGCTCGCTGGTCGTCGATGCGGGGCGTGCGCTCGGCGTAGACGTAGTCGAACAGTTCGTCGACGTCCGGTTCCCCGACCGCCTCGGCAGTGTCGACGGCGTCGTCGAGTTCCGCCTTCGCGTCCTCCCGGCACTCGGCGACGAACTCGTCGTCGACGACGCCCTGCTCGCGGAGGTACGTCTCGAAGCGCTCGACGGGGTCGGCGGTCCGCCACTCGGGGAGGTCCTCGTCCTCCGGGCGGTAGCGGTCCGGATCGTCGCTCGTCGTGTGGGCGCCCTGCCGGTAGGTGAGACTCTCAACGAGCACGGGGTCGCCGTCCCGCGCCGAGTCGAGCGCGTCGGCGACCGTCTCGTAGACCGCGACGGGGTCGTTGCCGTCGACCTGCACGCCCTCGAAGCCGTAGGCCTCGGCCTTCACGGCGATGGACTCGCTGGCGGTCTGCCGCTCGCGGGGGAGCGAGATGGCCCAGTTGTTGTTCTCGCAGAGGAAGACGACGGGCGCGTCGAAGACGCCGGCGAAGTTCATCCCGACGTGGAAGTCGCCCTCGCTGGTCGCGCCGTCGCCGAGGTAGCAGACGGCAGCGTCTGTGACCTCGGTGTCGTCGCGAGTCGCCTCGTAGTTCATCGCCATCCCCGCGCCCGCCGCGTGGGGAATCTGGGACGCGATGGGGATGGCCTGGGGGAAGTTCGGCACGTCGTGGTCGGAGTGGTACTCCGCGTGGCCACGCCGGAACAACAGGATGTCACTGGCGGGGACGTCGCGGGCCAGCTGCATCGCGTTCGAGCGGTAGGTGGGGAACAGCCAGTCGTCGTCGGCCATCGCGTGGGCGGCGCCGACCTGCGACCCCTCCTGGCCCTTGTACGGCGGCCAGCCGCTCATCCAGCCGCGGCGCTGGAGCGCCAGCGCGCGCTCGTCGAAGTGCCGTGCGCGAATCATGTCTCGGAAGACGGCGCGCGCCCCGTCCTCGTCCAGCGCGGTCTCCGAGAGGTCCGTTTCCCCGATGACGCGGTGCATATCTCCCGGAACTGGGGCCAGTCACTTACCGATAGCGAAAAGCCACCCGAGTTCGAAGCCGGGGTATGGTCTCGGCCGTCACCGCCGCGGGCGTCGGCGTCATCGTCCTCGTCCACACAGCCATCGCCGCCTTCTGTGCGCGGTTCTTCCGCATCACGCTGAAGACGCGGTGGGGGTCGATCCTCTACACGGCGCTGCTCGTCCCGCTGATCTACGCCGTCACGACGCTCGTGCTGGGTGCGATAGGGCTGGGCGCGGGCGCCTTCGACTCCGCGGGCCAGTTGATCGTCTTCACGTGGGCGTTCCCCTTCTTCCTCGGGTGGTCCATCGACCTGTTCTGGCTGCCGCCGCCCGAGCAACTCGAGGAGCTACCGGAGTAACCGGACGACGAGGAGCGCGCTCAGCGTCGGGAACGCGGTCACCCACCCGAACCCGAGCAGCGCCGCGACCACTTCGAGAACGTACGGAATCCCTAACAGACCGAACGTGGCGCCGGCGACGAGCGACCCACCCACCGTGCGAGCGGCCGTGACGGCCGTCGCGTCGACGGTCAACGCGAGCACGGCGTCCACCAGGTCGAACGCGACGAGCGCGGCAGTCACGAGTCGAGCGGAGACGCGGCGCCGCCGGCCGTCGCCGCCGCCCGGCCACAGGACGCGGAAGTCCTCCGGGAACAGCGGCGGGAGGCGGATCGGTGGGAGCGAGAGCGAGAAGCCGTCCTCGTCGTCAGGCATCGCTGAGCACGCGGTCGAGCACGCTCTCGGCGTCGTCGAGGACCGCCTCCGGGGACTGCGAGGCGTCGATGCGGACGAACCGTTCGGGAGTGTACTCGATGAGCTGCTCGTAGTTCGTGCGGACGTCGCGGAGGAACTCGGCCTGCTCGAACTTGTTCGTGGCGCCGGCGCGTGCGGCGCCCGTCTCCGGGTCGACGTCGAAGTAGAGCGTGACGTCCGGGGGCCGCGTCCACGGCTGGTGGATGCCTCGCACGTACTCCATCGGTCGGGGCACCTCGCCCTCGAGGGCGACGCCCTGGTAGGCGTACCGGGAGTCGGAGTAGCGGTCCGAGACGACGACGTCACCGCAATCGAGGGCGGGTTCGACGACGCTGGAGAGGTGGTCGGCGTGGTCGGCAGTGAAGAGGAACAGTTCCGCGAGCGGGTTCGCGTCGTCTGCCGCCTCGGAGCGGCGAACGGCCTTCCCGTACCACGAGTCGGTGGGCTCGTGCGTGAACGTGTAGCCCTCCTCGCGGTCGGCCCGCAGCGCCTCCCACACCGTGGTCTTGCCGCTGCCGTCGATGCCCTCCAGCGTGACGAGCATACGAGAGACACGGCGAGCGACGTACAAACGGCTTCGGGTTCGCTACGAACCGGGCAGCGTCGCTGCCGGGCCTAGCTTTAGGGCAGCGCCGTCCATCTGTAGGCCTATGGACGTGCTGGTCACCGGCGGAACGGGATTCATCGGGAGGCACCTGTGTCGTGAACTCGACGAGCGCGGCCACGATGTGACCGCGCTCTCGCGGCACCCGGACGGAACTGGCCTGCCAGAGAGCGTCGGGACCGCGGTCGGGGACGTCACGGCGTACGACGCGGTGGCCGAGGCGATGGAGGGCCACGACGCCGTGGTGAACCTGGTCGCACTCTCCCCGCTGTTCAAACCGAAGCAGGGCGACGAGCGGCACCTCGACGTCCACCTCGGCGGCACCAGGAACGTCGTGCAGGCGGCCGAGGAGACGGGTGCGGAGTACGTCTTCCAGATGTCCGCCCTCGGCGCCGACCCGAACGGCCCGACGGCGTACATCCGCGCGAAGGGCGCCGCCGAGTCCGTCGTCAGGGAGAGCGACCTCGAACACACTATCGTCCGGCCGTCGGTCATCTTCGGCGACGGCGGCGAGTTCGTCTCCTTCACGAAGAAGCTGACCACGCCGTACCTCACGGGGCTCCCGGGCGGCGGGAAGACCCGCTTCCAGCCCATCTGGGTCGAGGACCTCGTGCCGATGCTCGCCGACTGCGTCGACGACGAGGACCACTGGGGGGAGACGTACGAACTCGGTGGCCCCGAGGTGTTGACCCTCGCGGACGTGGCTCGACTCGCCTACCGCGCGGAGGGGAAGTCGGTGCGCGTGCTCCCGGTCCCGATGCCGCTGGCCGGCATCGGGATGCGCCTCGCCGACCCGCTGCCGTTCGTCCCGTTCGGGACCGACCAGTACCGGTCGCTGAAGTTCGACAACACGGTCCGCGAGAACGACCTGTCAGCGTTCGGTGTGACCGAGTCGGAGTTGACAACGCTGGCGGCGTACCTGCGCCGCACGTGACGAGTCAGTAGGATGAACCTACCCGGAAGCTAATTTAAAAGGAACGGGTTGACCCTACTCGTGGCCGACAACTATATATCTGTCCCGGGGTCGCTTTCCCGCGAAAAGCAACGTGTACACTAAGCGGGGGAAAACGGGCCTGCAAAAGGCTTATAGGCCCCATACTTCTCTAACTGTGCAAAGGGTTCCGTAATGAAACTGGCAATGATCGGGTTCGGTCAAGCGGGCGGGAAAATACTCGACAAGTTCCTCGAGTACGACA contains:
- a CDS encoding ferredoxin, with protein sequence MSDADTAVDPSDIGEADAPPVEEKPYKLVYEANKCFGAGKCAEVSANWEMDISTGVAKPKTYFFDEDELDHNVAAAEACPAKKGDGVIHVVDRRTDEEIAPDPDGDGTLSVDW
- a CDS encoding PQQ-dependent sugar dehydrogenase translates to MRNHHTDAEADRPEANDQKPADESWADGALPVSRRSVLAGVGGAGVAFGLLGYGAAAAIQQTEFRLGGEIGGWQGQTPASIEGVNNPTLELQDGQEYSIVWENLDGQPHNVVVVDADGNQLVRSDIVTEQGATQTVTFTATTEMTEYLCEVHPNTMVGGVSVTDESQTTTTTTEEPGQAGFFTEGTEVGLRTVADGMTAPTDLAVPDDGSGRQFVTDQTGEVWVVTDDGRQETPFVNVSDQMVTLGEFDGSYASQTQEYDERGLLGIDVHPDFADNGRFYLHYSAPPNEDTPEGWDHVEVVSEFTTTGDGSSADPSSERVLLQFQKPQYNHDAGPMAFGPDGYLYVPMGDGGGANDNMYGHVDDWYDVNEGGNGQDVTENLLGDVLRIDVDAQGDDSPYGVPEDNPFVGTDARDEIYAYGFRNPYGISFDSEGNLFVADAGQNLFEEVNVVERGGNYGWNVKEGTHCFSTESPSDPAAITDCPANEPNQAPYDGSPLVDPVVEFPHTYQGESVGITVVGGHRYEADAVPDLQGKYVFGAWTTDPAREEPAGRILAATPRGDFGQGDGATTTTTDNGTTTTTDNATTTTTTADNTTTTTTTEGTTTTTEAADGTAGDVPLDQLWEMEELVVQGGFDYFVRMFGQGPNGEVYVLANQRGVPEGDTGAVLEIVPPEEGDGSA
- a CDS encoding fluoride efflux transporter FluC gives rise to the protein MPLPLPPAFLVGVGGAVGAVLRHAVGEAVRVEGYPASTLVVNVVGTFVLAAVTFAGASDDVLLLVGTGACGAFTTFSSFSVDVVGLAENERWGAAAFHALGNLVGAGAAVGAAWLLVG
- a CDS encoding CrcB family protein, whose amino-acid sequence is MSRHSPGTLGTLALVGAGGFAGATLRYAVALLAPGLPGTLAVNAAGSLALGFLVYEAVGRSVLSESSRTLLATGVLSSLTTYSTFAVQTAGVAPPLMVANVAANYGLGFLGVLVGRSLAVRYGGGA
- a CDS encoding DUF5813 family protein, producing the protein MSDIEAEFVDHGLYRRVDAQDDAEGAVFEPTSNDWSARTVVGDETVEVAVTVPTLSAVVDEPVADVVEDGWYDTFERRVVDADSVTLADDVTVTSVSRADGDVVVELTLTPRQGKAADDALALVNYVEGTWFQGVIPGYDYVEQVQSMRERAAQNGQGSSI
- a CDS encoding Lrp/AsnC family transcriptional regulator, with product MVTAYILVKANTGEADRLLHAVAGIDGVVDAHLVAGDVDLIARVDVDSPADVKEIAADAIQNTPGVEDTETYISMS
- a CDS encoding potassium channel family protein, whose translation is MRIVIIGAGRVGLRTARITANEGHDVTLVERDYDKAERARKQDFDVIEGDGSNEEVLMQADLDTADALGALAGDLNTNFVGCMVGKYHGCRTVMRIDEDYREEIYQKYADEVDEIVYPERLGAIGAKNALLGGNVTAIADLAENLQIVQFTVTRDAPMHGYTLSELELPAGARLLAFGKEDGSLGLPFPDETLEVGSRIAVLAEFEALEDVRQILVGTEAVAGGQ
- a CDS encoding Lrp/AsnC family transcriptional regulator, translated to MVHAFIMVRTGAGAASDVRDSVAELEGVEAAHVVAGQYDIIAEVGGGEVHDVLETVSSRIGTVDGVTDTRTYISLSAA
- a CDS encoding thiamine pyrophosphate-dependent enzyme, giving the protein MHRVIGETDLSETALDEDGARAVFRDMIRARHFDERALALQRRGWMSGWPPYKGQEGSQVGAAHAMADDDWLFPTYRSNAMQLARDVPASDILLFRRGHAEYHSDHDVPNFPQAIPIASQIPHAAGAGMAMNYEATRDDTEVTDAAVCYLGDGATSEGDFHVGMNFAGVFDAPVVFLCENNNWAISLPRERQTASESIAVKAEAYGFEGVQVDGNDPVAVYETVADALDSARDGDPVLVESLTYRQGAHTTSDDPDRYRPEDEDLPEWRTADPVERFETYLREQGVVDDEFVAECREDAKAELDDAVDTAEAVGEPDVDELFDYVYAERTPRIDDQRAWLHEWLEDHDPQEQEF
- the tmk gene encoding dTMP kinase, which codes for MLVTLEGIDGSGKTTVWEALRADREEGYTFTHEPTDSWYGKAVRRSEAADDANPLAELFLFTADHADHLSSVVEPALDCGDVVVSDRYSDSRYAYQGVALEGEVPRPMEYVRGIHQPWTRPPDVTLYFDVDPETGAARAGATNKFEQAEFLRDVRTNYEQLIEYTPERFVRIDASQSPEAVLDDAESVLDRVLSDA
- a CDS encoding complex I NDUFA9 subunit family protein, which codes for MDVLVTGGTGFIGRHLCRELDERGHDVTALSRHPDGTGLPESVGTAVGDVTAYDAVAEAMEGHDAVVNLVALSPLFKPKQGDERHLDVHLGGTRNVVQAAEETGAEYVFQMSALGADPNGPTAYIRAKGAAESVVRESDLEHTIVRPSVIFGDGGEFVSFTKKLTTPYLTGLPGGGKTRFQPIWVEDLVPMLADCVDDEDHWGETYELGGPEVLTLADVARLAYRAEGKSVRVLPVPMPLAGIGMRLADPLPFVPFGTDQYRSLKFDNTVRENDLSAFGVTESELTTLAAYLRRT